The following DNA comes from Oncorhynchus mykiss isolate Arlee chromosome 16, USDA_OmykA_1.1, whole genome shotgun sequence.
cacagatcactgcacctgtacatagcccatctgtaaacagcccatctatctacctcatccccaaactgtatttatttatttatcttgctcctttgcaccccagtatctctacttgcacattcctcttctgccgatctaccattccagtgtttaattgctatattgtaattacttcgccaccatggcctatttatttccttatcttacctcatttgcactcactgtacatatactttttgttttctttttttctactgtatgttttgtttattccttgtgtaactctgtgttgttgtatgtgtcaaattgctacgcttcatcttggccaggttaaTAATAAAAGTTAATATTTTTCTTTCTCATGGACACTACACCATTTatgctttacacacacacacacacacacacacacacacacacacacacacacacacacacacacacacacacacacaccacacacacacacacaccacacacacacacacacacacaccacacacacacacacacacaccacacacacacacacacacacacacacacacacacacacacatacagcttgATATGGAACGACCCATAAAATTACATAAAGACATTGTTTTCAACTCACATTCACGCACAGTCATCGGCGAGAACAGAAAGATTCCATATCTGAATACCTCCTATTTCCCTTCTGATCTGAAAGGGTTCAGGGTATTGACACCAGGAACCTTTAGGTACACTAGGCTAGATGGAGCTTCTGAAAATAGGAACTAGGACATAGGAAAACGAGGCCACATCAAAGCGGTATTTCGACGTGATTTTAATCTCTAATTGgtttccccccaccccccacccaggAAACTATGGCTTCATGGACCAGATAGCTGCTCTGCAGTGGGTCCAGAGGAACATCAAGGTGTTTGGAGGAGACCCCAGTAAAGTCACCATATTTGGTCAAAGCTCAGGTAATAAATACCAGCTATTATAAGCCTCTATGGGCTACGTGAGTGTACTGTCAATGAAGTATGAAAGAACATTTAGTTTTTCTTTTTGTTATAATACAATCATTTTTACCGAACATTGAAAAGGATGAAAACAAAATATGCTACTTTATGTTAGCATGTGCTTGTAGCAGTATAGTTGGCTGAAGGAATGAACACAGCTTCCTTAACTGCTTTAGAatttttaaccctaaccctcattgtCTACTCTCTTCCCATcacccttccacacacacacacacacacacacacaacacacaggtgGGACGTCGGTGTGGACTCTGATGATGTCTCCGCTGGCAAGGGGTCTGTTTCGTGCGGCGGTGGATATGAGCGGCTCCTATGTGTATAACGCATCACTGGAGAAGGCAGAGGATGACAACCTGCTATTCCTGAACAAGACTGGCTGCAATGACCTGGCCTGCCTCCGGAAGCTCTCCACCACACTGATACTACGGGTACAGACAGTACGACAACGTAAACTGTAAAATCTGCCTTAAGGGAGAAACGAGCTTCATGTgggtctctctttatctctctccactCCGCTCTAGGCCATCCCATGGAAGGAGTACCCGTCGTGGGGGGCAGATGATCTGATGGACCTGCCCACTAAGGACAGCTTTGTGGGGCCCGTAGCAGTGGTGGACAGGCATGTCCTCCCAGCTCCTCCCTTTGAGATGTGGGAGAAAGGAGGAGTCTTCAACGATGTTCCATTCCTCATAGGGACCACTGAGCAGGAGACTGACTTTTTGTAAGTATTATGTGTGGTCTTCAAAAAAAGTATTATCTGCAGAAGAAATACACAATTCACTTTATaatcgtatgtgtgtgtgcgtgcgtgcgtgtgtgtgtgtgtgtgtgtgtgtgtgtgcactttagCCCACCGTATGAGAATATCTCCATGTGGACATGGGGAGACTACGGGTGGTTTGTGACAGGTGAGAATACGGTATCCTCGGGGTCAATATCGATCAATCTGTAAAATGCCTTATTTAGATTAGATTTTTCTCCAAGGAGGAAATTCATCTCCACATTATCAAACATCGTAGACCTgtaagaaataataaaaaaaacacaaaaaaaaaaaacccagacattaacagatagacagacagaataCTAAGACCGAACATAAAACAGTGATTACATCCACAGTCTATTGAGCTGTTGAGGAAGTTTATGGCTGTGGGAAAGTAGCTCCTGCTAAACTGGGCCTTTTCTCCCTCATCACTTGTGGCCATTGAAACCCAGGGAAACTCAACTCTTTTCTCCATTACCCGCCTCTCTCTCATATTTTCAACCCTGCCGCCCTTTACAGTTTATTCCTGCTACCATATTGCCCTTTTCCCAAAGCCTCTCATCTGTGTCCCACACAGATAAACTGAGCCCCTTCAGAGAGGGTCTTCCTAAGGAGGCGTTGGATCTGTACCCAAGCTCGGCCCTGTGCCCCACTCCTGACCGCTGCCCAGAGAGGGCCTACACCACGATGGTGTCGGACATGAGGGTCACCTGCCCAAACAACGACCTGGCCAAGAGGGCTGCAGGTAGGCTACGCTGACAGCCAGGAGATTCACGTGAGCCAAAGGGTTAGCATTCACTCTATGATAATGGAcagaatttttgttgttgttgaatggtctctttagagagacaggtagttgTTCAGAGAAGACACCAATTAGAATGGGCACTAAAGAGAGACAGGTAGTTGTTCAGAGAAGACACCAATTAGAATGCTTTGGAAATGCCTCCTGTCCACCCTTCACTGATGTAATCACTCATCTGTTAGTGAACAGTAGTGATAGGATAGAGTTTTgaactgcttgtgtgtgtgcgtgtgtttgttttgtgtgtttgttttatgtgtgtgtgtgtgttcccagcgGCCCTCCACAGTCCTGTGTATCGGTACGTGGTGACACACACTCCATCTCGTGCCGTCAACTCCTCGGAGGGTCTGTGGTCGTTCCCCAGCCGGTTCTCTTTCCACGGCCTGGACTCTTTCACCTTCTTCGGGGGTCTAGAGAAGCTGTTGGGGGGACCGCTCTCCGCCCAGGACACTGCCTTCCAGAAGCTCCTCACAGAGCACCTCGTCCACTTCGctaaggagggtgagagaggggcagGGGCTGGAACACAAACACCTCTCCTAGATTGGTTGAACTCAGTGTTCATTCAGCTCAGACCATTGGAATTAGACATTTACCACAAACCtttcctcatctctctatccctctcctcctctctttctgttctctctatccctcatCTATTTTCCtcatatctctatccctctcctctctttctgttctctctatccctcatctctctttctgttctctccatccctcatctcttCTTCTGTTtgttccatccctctctcctcctctattgcAGGTAAGATGCCGGAGCAGTGGCCAGAGTACCCAGCAGCCACTGCTCTCCTGAACCATACCCTCTCTGTGGTCCATGATTACTCTGCTGAGCGCTGCCAACTGTGGGAGAAGAATGGCTTCTACCCCTACGCCTGGGTCAACTGACCCCTCACCCATAACTCCTACAGCACAGGACGGAATCCTACACCTGGGTCACCTAGGATGTTAGTACTGAATGTGTTCTGTGACTGTGGTGAAATGTAGATTTATTGTGGGAGTTTTGGTGTGTACAGTATTTTGCCTTCAGGTTTGTTCAAGGATAAAGTATCAGATTTAGAGAAAAGGGAAGAATGTGTTGGTATGGAAGAAGAGGATGCTCATTTTTATATTTCTGCTCTGTTTTGTGGTAGAGATGGCTGTGAGAATGTTGAAAGAGGAGACGTTATTGTGATGTGTATTATCATTATTGATACTTTTAGCTACTGTTACTTGCACTAAGATTTTAAATGAAGATGCCTACTCTTGACTTTTTATGGAAATCTGTTGTGTATATGTCGTACATGTATGCAATGAGGAAGCATTTATTATGAAGGGCTTTTATGCTGTAGCCTATGTTATGTGTTTCTCTATTCTTCTCTTTCcactatgtgtctctgtgtggtggatATTAAACCAGACAGAAACGGCTAGGAAGCTTTTTCTGCACGCATAGACTGTGTCACCAGCGAATCATCTTCGTTCGACTTGAAAACACACTTGTTTTCTTCCGACTCAAGCCTCATCAATTCAACGTAAAACACTCTTGCCTTTTCTTCAGCATCTCCGACAGCCACCGACTTGATTGGGAACAAGGGATGGTGCGCTTGTTCCTTGTGTgtgaagagagggatgaaagcCTGTGGATGACAGAGAGAGCACATGGAAGTGTTTACTTGTGTAATTAGTGTTTAGAGTTGCCTCCAATCAAAAGCTCTCGTGTTCTGTCTTTTCTCCTGTCAAACAGATAGGGAGTTATATCTGTTGCTGTTTTATTGATCATTTCTGCTTTTGTTCCACTATGTGCGCTATGATAGGCAACTTATTTCAACATTAAAATgttctttgttttttttactcaGGTAATCTGCTTTAAAATGCCATGACCTAAAATTACAGGTCATTCACATGCactaatacaaataataaaacaCACAAAGAATTAAAGATTTCAGTCTtttttcaaaatatatatttcaaatatacagtatgtttcaTAGCCTAGAATCAAGTCCAAACCCATCTTTATTATCCCAAGGTCAAACTTTGTTTGCAGGCAGGGACAATACaagagatatgggttaaatgaatgagacatgtttgatataaatacgtgtggcggtTTTCTTACCTGcaacatacttggcatctacaggcgctgtggcttagttggttaaagcgcctgtctagtaaacaggagatcctgagttcgaatctcagcagagccttttcaaacatgtcattggTGGGAAGGTCAGAGTGGAGActgttctgcttttctcaaccaatgagtcttgagaatttggagtgatgggaggagaaaagatgtgaggaggatgcaattgagatattccaatttcacggaaaaagggaactttttcaaagaattacaacgtaccaattacaacgtaccaactatcagctggttcttcagttgattcatttcgagtgctaaatgaagagttcagccagcttgtacaggtctctgtcagagcatgagtaggctttacaagcaatctttggtagctcgctgtgatcgtatagtgtttagtactctgcgttgtggccgcaggaaccccggtctgaatccgggtcacggcaaagaattgccatttcaaaagggttgtattttgaatgagttgaaacctcctgtgtgagctaagaaactcaataagtcttccatttgacaaagtccccatctcatggtaggttaattacttacattaactgattcatctgctttttcttaggtttttaccatttttaatctcgagatccaactgagaaatctagtttccccgaaacgaccaaaatgatgaagaaatcgtgtatgattctgaatgtttactcatatctcgcgatattcccactttgggtcccaaaccatagtttaagaatccatgtcagagtatcttgagtttattcagttcgagacccaaatgaaaaatgtactgtcctcggatgaccgaaattaagaagaaatagcttgtgactcaaaatgtttactgatatcgcgctgcccacctctcacatactcaggcccactttgggtcccaaaacatagcttaagaaaccctgttgctagacaattgaaggagtccatatcgattccaatattagtaaataacatctgttttgtgacgtgattttgcaagacagagatatgggttaaatgaatgagacatgtttgatataaatacgtgtggcggtgttcttacctggaacatacttggcatctacaggcgctgtggcttagttggttaaagcgcctgtctagtaaacaggagatcctgagttcgaatctcagcagagccttttcaaacattggtggagagtgttctgcttttctcaaccaatgagtcttgagaatttggagtgatgagaggagaaaagacgtgaggaggatgcaattgagatattccaatttcacggaaaaagggaactttttcaaagaattacaacgtaccaactatctcaagttcagctggttcttcagttgattcatttcgagtgctaaatgaagagttcagccagcttgtacaggtctctgtcagagcatgagtaggctttacaagcaatctttggtagctcgctgtgatcgtatagtgtttagtactctgcgttgtggccgcaggaaccccggtctgaatccgggtcacggcaaagaattgccatttcaaaagggttgtattttgaatgagttgaaacctcctgtgtgagctaagaaactcaataactcttccatttgacaaagtccccatctcatggtaggttaattacttacattaactgattcatctgctttttcttaggtttttaccatttttaatctcgagatccaactgggaaatgtagtttccccgaaacgaccaaaatgatgaagaaatcgtgtatgattctgaatgtttactcatatcttgcgatattcccactttgggtcccaaaccatagtttaagaatccatgtcagagtatcttgagtttattcagttcgagacccaaatgaaaaatgtactgtcctcggatgaccgaaattaagaagaaatagcttgtgactcaaaatgtttactgatatcgcgctgcccacctctcacatactcaggcccactttgggtcccaaaacatagcttaagaaaccctgttgctagacaattgaaggagtccatatcgattccaatattagtaaataacatctgttttgtgacgtgattttgcaagacagagatatgggttaaatgaatgagacatgtttgatataaatacgtgtggcggtgttcttacctgaaacatacttggcatctacaggcgctgtggcttagttggttaaagcgcctgtctagtaaacaggagatcctgagatcgaatctcagcagagccttttcaaacattggtggagagtgttctgcttttctcaaccaatgagtcttgagaatttggagtgatgagaggagaaaagacgtgaggaggatgcaattgagatattccaatttcacggaaaaagggaactttttcaaagaattacaacgtaccaactgtctcaagttcagctggttcttcagttgattcatttcgagtgctaaatgaagagttcagccagcttgtacaggtctctgtcagaacatgagtaggctttacaagcaatctttggtagctcgctgtgatcgtatagtgtttagtactctgcgttgtggccgcaggaaccccggtctgaatccgggtcacggcaaagaattgccatttcaaaagggttgtattttgaatgagttgaaacctcctgtgtgagctaagaaactcaataactcttccatttgacaaagtccccatctcatggtaggttaattacttacattaactgattcatctgctttttcttaggtttttaccatttttaatctcgagatccaactgggaaatgtagtttccccgaaacgaccaaaatgatgaagaaatcgtgtatgattctgaatgtttactcatatcttgcgatattcccactttgggtcccaaaccatagtttaagaatccatgtcagagtatcttgagtttattcagttcgagacccaaatgaaaaatgtactgtcctcggatgaccgaaattaagaagaaatagcttgtgactcaaaatgtttactgatatcgcgctgcccacctctcacatactcaggcccactttgggtcccaaaacatagcttaagaaaccctgttgctagacaattgaaggagtccatatcgattccaatattagtaaataacatctgttttgtgacgtgattttgcaagacagagatatgggttaaatgaatgagacatgtttgatataaatacgtgtggcggtgttcttacctggaacatacttggcatctacaggcgctgtggcttagttggttaaagcgcctgtctagtaaacaggagatcctgagttcgaatctcagcagagccttttcaaacattggtggagagtgttctgcttttctcaaccaatgagtcttgagaatttggagtgatgagaggagaaaagacgtgaggaggatgcaattgagatattccaatttcatggaaaaagggaactttttcaaagaattacaacgtaccaactatctcaagttcagctggttcttcagttgattcatttcgagtgctaaatgaagagttcagccagcttgtacaggtctctgtcagagcatgagtaggctttacaagcaatctttggtagctcgctgtgatcgtatagtgtttagtactctgcgttgtggccgcaggaaccccggtctgaatccgggtcacggcaaagaattgccatttcaaaagggttgtattttgaatgagttgaaacctcctgtgtgagctaagaaactcaataactcttccatttgacaaagtccccatctcatggtaggttaattacttacattaactgattcatctgctttttcttaggtttttaccatttttaatctcgagatccaactgagaaatgtagtttccccgaaacgaccaaaatgatgaagaaatcgtgtatgattctgaatgtttactcatatctcgcgatattcccactttgggtcccaaaccatagtttaagaatccatgtcagagtatcttgagtttattcagttcgagacccaaatgaaaaatgtactgtcctcggatgactgaaattaagaagaaatagcttgtgactcaaaatgtttactgatatcgcgctgcccacctctcacatactcaggcccactttgggtcccaaaacatagtttaagaaaccctgttgctagacaattgaaggagtccatatcgattccaatattagtaaataacatctgttttgtgacgtgattttgcaagacagagatatgggttaaatgaatgagacatgtttgatataaatacgtgtggcggtgttcttacctggaacatacttggcatctacaggcgctgtggcttagttggttaaagcgcctgtctagtaaacaggagatcctgagtttgaatctcagcagagccttttcaaaaaTTGGTGGAGAGTGatctgcttttctcaaccaatgagtcttgagaatttggagtgatgagaggagaaaagacgtgaggaggatgcaattgagatattccaatttcacggaaaaagggaactttttcaaagaattacaacgtaccaactatctcaagttcagctggttcttcagttgattcatttcgagtgctaaatgaagagttcagccagcttgtacaggtctctgtcagagcatgagtaggctttacaagcaatctttggtagctcgctgtgatcgtatagtgtttagtactctgcgttgtggccgcaggaaccccggtctgaatccgggtcacggcaaagaattgccatttcaaaagggttgtattttgaatgagttgaaacctcctgtgtgagctaagaaactcaataagtcttccatttgacaaagtccccatctcatggtaggttaattacttacattaactgattcatctgctttttcttaggtttttaccatttttaatctcgagatccaactgagaaatctagtttccccgaaacgaccaaaatgatgaaaaaatcgtgtatgattctgaatgtttactcatatctcgcgatattcccactttgggtcccaaaccatagtttaagaatccatgtcagagtatcttgagtttattcagttcgagacccaaatgaaaaatgtactgtcctcggatgaccgaaattaagaagaaatagcttgtgactcaaaatgtttactgatatcgcgctgcccacctctcacatactcaggcccactttgggtcccaaaacatagcttaagaaaccctgttgctagacaattgaaggagtccatatcgattccaatattagtaaataacatctgttttgtgacgtg
Coding sequences within:
- the si:ch211-71n6.4 gene encoding para-nitrobenzyl esterase — protein: MNEDVFEVPEGTEYRYLVQEEGEEEVQYVRRRHYVSPFLVLSRRCIFLVCLGVLSLLTLAGYLAYVAQTLPPGSAQVTTDCGEFQGRQRNGAYSFKGLPYAAPPIGERRWAPPAKPWCGNGVGDATRFRSKCPQVQPLSDTGKVIGQESCLFLNVWTPTLSPDAALPVMVWIHGGYLHMLSGGEEGYSPTEELAAQTGMVYVSFNYRLNAFGFLALELLREGSPTNTSGNYGFMDQIAALQWVQRNIKVFGGDPSKVTIFGQSSGGTSVWTLMMSPLARGLFRAAVDMSGSYVYNASLEKAEDDNLLFLNKTGCNDLACLRKLSTTLILRAIPWKEYPSWGADDLMDLPTKDSFVGPVAVVDRHVLPAPPFEMWEKGGVFNDVPFLIGTTEQETDFFPPYENISMWTWGDYGWFVTDKLSPFREGLPKEALDLYPSSALCPTPDRCPERAYTTMVSDMRVTCPNNDLAKRAAAALHSPVYRYVVTHTPSRAVNSSEGLWSFPSRFSFHGLDSFTFFGGLEKLLGGPLSAQDTAFQKLLTEHLVHFAKEGKMPEQWPEYPAATALLNHTLSVVHDYSAERCQLWEKNGFYPYAWVN